The proteins below are encoded in one region of Tessaracoccus aquimaris:
- a CDS encoding AbrB/MazE/SpoVT family DNA-binding domain-containing protein, translated as MGADARPEGKWISTVRLGPKSQIVIPKEVRDMFGLGPGDSLLLMADVERGIALVDPAEYADVMSKVLGSPSGEEGHS; from the coding sequence ATGGGGGCAGACGCGCGACCGGAAGGCAAGTGGATCAGCACCGTGCGGCTCGGCCCGAAGTCGCAGATCGTGATTCCGAAGGAAGTGCGGGACATGTTTGGCCTCGGGCCCGGAGATTCTCTGCTGCTGATGGCCGACGTGGAGCGAGGCATCGCGCTGGTCGATCCCGCGGAGTACGCCGATGTGATGAGCAAGGTGCTGGGCTCGCCGTCTGGCGAGGAGGGCCACTCGTGA
- a CDS encoding integrase core domain-containing protein: MDFNHVPADVRWAIANWPDDAERGAVTRFCERHQISRAVFYKIRRQAGEVGPVGATEPGSRRPHHSPNRTDQQVIEHALAVRAWLSEQGLDAGPLSVLARMRRQGLNPPSRATLARAFAAAGVSKPEPRKRPRAANRRFVYPAPNCCWQIDAFAWSLADGTSVSIHQVIDDHSRLATASLVADGETAKAAVLVVSTAIRRWGVPQRLLSDNGLAFNPTRRGFTGKLVDYLLDLGVKPITGKPDRPTTQGKNERFHQTLQKWLNARPPAKTIEALQALVDQFDQYYNNERAHQALDGKTPAEAWAATPAAPEPTPEPRLPQIPPSARATTTPSSTETAMIATRTRLTLHPATGQALVKVRPNGQIKTLSCLFYVATSRAGQHVHVTWTPAAVEIIDLNGEVINTYPRPATTGMYYGPRNPQQGTPMKTTRQSPSAGISGTAMRTVTKGGYVGALASKFYAGYKRRGEHVTISWDADTVTITDAQGHTIATYDKPTTRHGWHGPTQNRPSTKS, encoded by the coding sequence ATGGATTTCAACCACGTGCCCGCGGACGTGCGGTGGGCGATCGCGAACTGGCCCGATGATGCCGAGCGGGGTGCGGTCACGCGCTTCTGCGAGCGGCACCAGATCAGTCGGGCGGTGTTCTACAAGATCAGACGCCAGGCCGGTGAGGTCGGTCCGGTCGGCGCGACAGAGCCGGGCTCACGCCGCCCCCATCACAGCCCGAACCGGACCGACCAGCAGGTGATCGAGCACGCGCTGGCCGTCCGAGCTTGGCTCTCCGAGCAGGGGCTGGACGCCGGCCCCTTGTCAGTGCTGGCCAGGATGCGCCGACAGGGGCTGAACCCGCCCTCAAGGGCTACACTCGCTCGTGCGTTCGCTGCCGCTGGCGTGTCCAAGCCGGAACCGCGTAAGCGGCCGCGGGCGGCGAACCGCCGGTTCGTCTACCCGGCCCCGAACTGCTGTTGGCAGATCGACGCGTTCGCCTGGTCACTGGCTGATGGCACCAGCGTGTCGATCCACCAGGTCATCGACGACCACTCCCGGCTCGCCACCGCAAGCCTCGTCGCCGACGGCGAGACAGCCAAAGCCGCTGTGTTGGTCGTGTCTACCGCGATCCGCCGCTGGGGCGTCCCGCAGCGGCTGCTGTCCGACAACGGATTGGCGTTCAACCCCACCCGCCGCGGCTTCACCGGCAAGCTGGTCGACTACCTGCTCGACCTCGGGGTCAAGCCCATCACCGGCAAACCGGACCGGCCGACAACCCAGGGCAAGAACGAACGGTTCCACCAGACGCTGCAGAAGTGGCTCAACGCCAGGCCACCCGCGAAGACGATCGAGGCCTTGCAAGCACTGGTCGACCAGTTCGACCAGTACTACAACAACGAACGAGCCCATCAAGCACTCGACGGCAAGACCCCGGCCGAGGCGTGGGCCGCTACCCCGGCGGCACCCGAACCGACTCCTGAACCCCGCCTCCCGCAGATCCCACCCTCGGCGCGCGCCACGACCACACCGTCCTCCACCGAGACGGCCATGATCGCTACCAGAACGCGGCTCACCCTCCACCCTGCTACAGGACAGGCCCTCGTCAAGGTCAGACCCAACGGCCAGATCAAGACGCTCAGCTGCCTGTTCTACGTGGCCACCAGCCGGGCCGGGCAGCATGTCCACGTGACCTGGACCCCAGCCGCAGTAGAGATCATCGACCTCAACGGCGAGGTCATCAACACCTACCCTCGACCCGCGACCACCGGCATGTACTACGGGCCACGCAACCCCCAGCAGGGCACCCCGATGAAGACCACCCGCCAGAGCCCCTCCGCCGGGATCAGCGGGACCGCCATGCGCACCGTCACCAAAGGCGGCTACGTCGGAGCCCTCGCCTCCAAGTTCTACGCCGGCTACAAACGCCGAGGCGAACACGTCACGATCAGCTGGGATGCCGACACCGTCACCATCACCGACGCACAAGGACACACCATCGCGACCTACGACAAACCGACCACCCGCCACGGCTGGCACGGACCCACCCAGAACCGACCGTCCACGAAGTCATGA
- a CDS encoding oxygenase MpaB family protein: MRNPVEALRELIGSAIRAKVAGPDPEAREASIWGAEGPRWHEPSDPIWTVNRDAAMYAGGIRALLLQALHPAAMAGVAGHSGYRSDPWGRLQRTGEFIAMTTYGPVPSAEALVARIRSVHERVRGKTDDGTPYRASDPHLLAWVHAAETQSFLAAYQAFGGSRLTAAEADQYVASAAPVGELLGAVDLPRTEADLVGAIEAYRPELRASPAAIDTVDFLLKTPPVPWPGKLGYWMLAAGAISTLPRWARELLHLPTSRWFDRLIGLPLGRFATRVAGWAIATPKTAAELRPAA, encoded by the coding sequence ATGCGTAATCCGGTGGAGGCGCTGCGCGAGTTGATCGGCTCGGCCATCCGCGCGAAGGTCGCGGGGCCCGATCCGGAGGCGCGCGAGGCGAGCATCTGGGGCGCGGAGGGCCCCCGCTGGCACGAGCCGTCCGACCCCATCTGGACGGTGAACCGCGACGCGGCCATGTACGCGGGCGGGATCAGGGCGCTGCTGTTGCAGGCGCTGCACCCCGCCGCGATGGCCGGTGTCGCAGGCCACTCGGGCTACCGTTCCGATCCCTGGGGTCGGCTGCAGCGCACCGGCGAGTTCATCGCCATGACGACCTACGGGCCGGTCCCGTCGGCCGAGGCCCTGGTCGCGAGGATCCGCAGCGTGCACGAACGCGTGCGGGGCAAGACCGACGACGGCACCCCGTACCGCGCGTCCGACCCACACCTGCTCGCCTGGGTCCACGCCGCGGAGACGCAGAGTTTCCTCGCCGCCTACCAGGCGTTTGGCGGGTCGCGGCTGACGGCTGCCGAGGCCGACCAGTACGTCGCGTCGGCCGCGCCCGTCGGGGAGCTGCTCGGCGCCGTCGACCTGCCGCGGACGGAGGCGGACCTGGTCGGAGCCATCGAGGCGTACCGGCCCGAGCTCCGGGCCTCGCCCGCCGCGATCGACACCGTCGACTTCCTCCTCAAGACGCCGCCGGTCCCGTGGCCCGGAAAGCTCGGCTACTGGATGCTCGCCGCGGGCGCCATCTCGACGCTGCCGCGGTGGGCGCGCGAACTGCTCCACCTGCCGACCTCGCGCTGGTTCGACCGGCTGATCGGGCTGCCGCTCGGCAGGTTCGCGACCAGGGTCGCCGGGTGGGCGATCGCGACTCCGAAGACGGCCGCCGAGTTGCGGCCCGCCGCATGA
- a CDS encoding transposase, with translation MIKPWPIKPPIPGGFTIDDFTVDEAAGSATCPQGVTRPISPTRKVTFGSACTGCPLRDQCTTAVNGRKLQLHEHDALQRAHRVRATDPAFQDTYRSLRPMVERSIAWLTRGARRVPYRGVAKNNTWLHHRAAGLNLRRLLNLGLAWGPTSWVTA, from the coding sequence GTGATCAAGCCCTGGCCGATCAAGCCACCGATCCCCGGCGGTTTCACCATCGACGACTTCACCGTCGACGAGGCAGCCGGCTCGGCGACCTGCCCTCAGGGTGTCACCCGCCCGATCAGCCCGACCCGGAAGGTGACCTTCGGTTCCGCCTGCACTGGGTGCCCGCTGCGGGATCAATGCACCACCGCCGTCAATGGTCGCAAGCTGCAACTCCATGAACACGATGCTCTGCAGCGCGCTCACCGCGTCCGCGCCACCGACCCGGCCTTCCAGGACACCTACCGAAGCCTGCGACCCATGGTGGAGCGCTCGATCGCGTGGCTGACTCGCGGCGCCAGACGCGTGCCCTACCGCGGCGTCGCGAAGAACAACACCTGGCTCCACCACCGCGCCGCGGGTCTGAACCTGCGACGGCTCCTCAACCTCGGTCTGGCCTGGGGCCCCACCAGCTGGGTTACCGCCTGA
- a CDS encoding thiamine pyrophosphate-dependent enzyme codes for MIDKVATDDAVFLPDVGSPVIYAARYLTMNGKRRILGSFSHGSMANAVPQAIGAQATFPGRQVVTMSGDGGLTMLFGDLLTLVQEKLPVKIVVFNNSSLNFVELEMKAAGFVDFGTELVNPDFAAVAEAMGVRGFRVESSDQLEDTLREAFAHDGPALVDVPTGRQELTIPPKITQEQLKGFALYAIRTVLNGRGDELLDLATTNWRQVF; via the coding sequence ATGATCGACAAGGTCGCCACCGACGACGCGGTCTTCCTGCCCGACGTCGGTTCGCCCGTGATCTACGCCGCGCGCTACCTCACCATGAACGGCAAGCGCCGCATCCTCGGCTCGTTCAGCCATGGCAGCATGGCCAACGCGGTGCCCCAGGCGATCGGGGCGCAGGCCACGTTCCCCGGTCGACAGGTGGTCACCATGTCGGGCGACGGCGGCCTCACGATGCTGTTCGGCGACCTGCTGACGCTGGTGCAGGAGAAGTTGCCGGTCAAGATCGTGGTGTTCAACAACTCCAGCCTCAACTTCGTGGAGCTCGAGATGAAGGCCGCAGGCTTCGTCGACTTCGGCACCGAACTGGTCAACCCCGACTTCGCCGCGGTCGCCGAGGCGATGGGGGTGCGAGGGTTCCGCGTCGAGAGCTCCGACCAATTGGAGGACACGCTGCGCGAGGCGTTCGCGCATGACGGCCCCGCGCTGGTCGACGTACCCACCGGTCGCCAGGAACTCACCATCCCGCCGAAGATCACGCAGGAGCAACTCAAGGGCTTCGCGCTGTACGCGATCCGCACAGTCCTCAACGGACGCGGTGACGAACTGCTCGACCTGGCCACGACCAACTGGCGGCAGGTGTTCTGA
- a CDS encoding ABC transporter ATP-binding protein gives MTNTFMPTQGPLVTADDVHKSFSVGKRKVEILHGVSFQVRESEMVAVMGPSGSGKSTLLYCVAGLESVTSGRTTMLGRDVTQLSKADLAKLRRREVGFVFQSYNLIPTLTATQNVELPYRLRREQPPADLVREALQKVGLGERLGARPPSMSGGEQQRVALARVLAQRPQIIFADEPTGALDTRTGDVVLEELTTIAHSPGQCVLVVTHDPKVAAACDRVLFMRDGLLVHELARPSVTEVASSLAELSGSDA, from the coding sequence ATGACCAACACCTTCATGCCTACTCAGGGCCCACTCGTCACCGCAGACGACGTCCACAAGTCCTTCTCCGTCGGGAAGCGCAAGGTGGAGATCCTCCACGGGGTGTCGTTCCAGGTGCGCGAGTCGGAGATGGTGGCCGTGATGGGGCCCTCGGGCTCAGGCAAGTCCACCCTCCTCTACTGCGTGGCCGGGCTCGAATCGGTGACCAGCGGCCGCACCACCATGCTCGGGCGCGACGTCACCCAGCTCAGCAAGGCCGACCTCGCCAAGCTCCGCCGCCGCGAGGTGGGGTTCGTCTTCCAGTCCTACAACCTCATCCCCACGCTGACCGCCACCCAGAACGTGGAGCTCCCCTACCGCCTGAGGCGTGAGCAGCCGCCGGCCGACCTCGTGCGCGAGGCCCTGCAGAAGGTGGGCCTCGGCGAACGATTGGGTGCCCGGCCGCCGTCGATGTCCGGCGGCGAGCAGCAACGCGTGGCGCTGGCCCGGGTGCTGGCGCAGCGGCCGCAGATCATCTTCGCCGACGAACCCACCGGCGCACTGGACACCCGCACGGGCGACGTCGTGCTGGAGGAACTCACCACCATCGCGCACAGCCCCGGCCAGTGCGTGCTCGTCGTGACCCACGACCCCAAGGTGGCCGCTGCCTGCGACAGGGTGCTGTTCATGCGCGACGGGCTGCTCGTCCACGAGCTCGCCCGCCCGTCGGTGACCGAGGTCGCCTCCAGCCTCGCCGAACTCAGCGGCTCCGATGCGTGA
- a CDS encoding DUF2461 domain-containing protein gives MSFPADAMAFYRDLELNNTREWWLANKPRYDEHVRGPLEEVTEALQPEFGDAKLFRPHRDVRFSADKSPYKTHQGAYIATGPACGYYVEVNAREATAGGGFYAADADALTRFREAVADDEAGARLAAIVAELREEGWVVGGDQLKTAPRGHSKDHPRIDLLRHKSLHVMREITATGEADFTDAVGDAWQRLGTLVDWVSARLRD, from the coding sequence ATGAGCTTTCCAGCCGACGCGATGGCCTTCTACCGCGACCTGGAACTGAACAACACCCGCGAGTGGTGGCTTGCCAACAAGCCCCGCTACGACGAGCACGTGCGCGGACCGCTCGAGGAGGTCACCGAGGCGCTGCAGCCGGAGTTCGGCGACGCCAAGCTGTTCCGCCCCCACCGCGACGTGCGATTCTCCGCCGACAAGTCGCCCTACAAGACACATCAGGGCGCCTACATCGCCACCGGCCCGGCCTGCGGTTACTACGTCGAGGTCAATGCGCGGGAGGCGACGGCGGGGGGCGGTTTCTACGCCGCCGACGCCGATGCCCTCACCCGCTTCCGCGAGGCGGTCGCCGACGACGAGGCCGGGGCCCGGTTGGCGGCGATCGTTGCCGAACTCCGCGAGGAGGGATGGGTGGTCGGCGGCGACCAGTTGAAGACCGCCCCTCGGGGACACTCCAAGGACCATCCCCGCATCGACCTCCTGCGACACAAGTCGCTGCACGTCATGCGGGAGATCACTGCAACGGGCGAGGCGGACTTCACCGACGCCGTCGGTGACGCCTGGCAGCGGCTGGGCACGCTCGTCGACTGGGTGAGCGCCCGCCTCCGCGACTAG
- a CDS encoding DNA alkylation repair protein, protein MSEFRESLRAELATLGDPDRAVKQQAYMKSALPFHGVPVPQVRSLTRSLVRRLPVASRAEFVHTVEAVWDGATHREERYAALALLRAPRYKQWARDVEIVPLLRRLIVDAAWWDLVDELSHCVGDVLRSAHEAMEPVVREWSRDDNLWLRRSSIICQLGFREATDLSLLTEAIDGSIGDRDFFARKAIGWALREYAKTDSEWVRGYVAANEARLSPLSRREALKSR, encoded by the coding sequence GTGAGCGAGTTCCGCGAGTCGCTCCGGGCCGAACTGGCCACGCTGGGCGACCCGGATCGGGCCGTCAAGCAGCAGGCGTACATGAAGTCGGCGCTGCCGTTCCACGGGGTCCCGGTGCCGCAGGTGCGTTCGCTGACCCGCTCCCTGGTGAGGCGCCTGCCGGTGGCCTCGCGCGCCGAGTTCGTGCACACCGTCGAGGCGGTGTGGGACGGCGCCACGCACCGCGAGGAGCGCTATGCGGCGCTCGCTCTGCTGCGCGCCCCTCGGTACAAGCAGTGGGCCCGTGATGTGGAGATCGTTCCGCTGCTGCGTCGGCTCATCGTCGACGCAGCCTGGTGGGACCTCGTCGACGAGTTGTCGCACTGCGTCGGGGACGTGCTGCGATCCGCGCACGAGGCCATGGAGCCCGTGGTGAGGGAGTGGTCGAGGGATGACAACCTGTGGCTGCGGAGGTCGTCGATCATCTGCCAACTGGGGTTCCGCGAGGCGACGGACCTGTCGCTGCTGACGGAGGCGATCGACGGCTCGATCGGGGACCGGGACTTCTTCGCGAGGAAGGCGATCGGGTGGGCGCTGCGTGAGTACGCCAAGACGGACTCGGAGTGGGTCCGAGGCTACGTCGCCGCCAACGAGGCGCGCCTGTCGCCCCTGTCGAGGCGAGAGGCGCTCAAGTCGCGCTGA
- a CDS encoding FtsX-like permease family protein — protein sequence MRDVQLAELRDSWTAWLGVALVFVAVNLGLGLSGLLQATAVNAGARGLLPEVEVFALTFSASTNLFLSVVVGIAVISSATSLVVDSRRGSLARLGLVGATPAQIRGTVRIQLIAVSLASAVVGQLLAMLLLQPLLDLTMGSRAQSGDYTGPPPPAVYSPTAVILAAGFTVIVALIGGARQAKRASMIAPVEALRQATTGASTERFGVGKWIRVVLLALAVAAFFAIPTVVKGMSEDPDAGNAAFSTAMQGTVFSLVLATALVGMLTPLLVGPLTRIWAGLIPAVDPVWRMARQNIVARGMRMARTVVPMMFSISLLVGMVMVGESLNAMLRAAGAEGQLENIGLSTMLPLLGMPLIIALGGGIGSLIMMSRQRDAELALAGVVGATPAQRVAMPAYEAVIMAVNALLLSAVPVTIALVLCQQSMQAIGMPFVIAVPWASLFWVVLVLFVVVVAATVLPTLGSLSKPEPKVVARLIAE from the coding sequence ATGCGTGACGTCCAGCTCGCCGAGCTGAGGGACTCGTGGACGGCGTGGCTCGGCGTGGCGCTGGTGTTCGTCGCCGTCAACCTCGGCCTGGGGCTCTCTGGGCTGCTCCAGGCCACCGCGGTCAACGCGGGAGCCAGGGGCCTCCTGCCCGAGGTCGAGGTGTTCGCGCTCACCTTCTCGGCCTCCACCAACCTGTTCCTCTCGGTGGTGGTGGGCATCGCCGTCATCTCGTCTGCCACCAGCCTGGTGGTGGATTCCCGGCGCGGGTCGCTGGCCCGCCTGGGGCTGGTGGGGGCCACCCCCGCCCAGATCCGCGGCACGGTGCGCATCCAGCTCATCGCCGTCTCCCTGGCCAGCGCAGTGGTCGGGCAGCTGCTGGCGATGCTCCTGCTGCAGCCGCTGCTCGATCTCACGATGGGCTCGCGGGCGCAATCCGGCGACTACACCGGTCCGCCCCCGCCGGCCGTCTACTCCCCCACCGCGGTGATCCTGGCCGCCGGCTTCACGGTGATCGTCGCGCTGATCGGCGGCGCCAGGCAGGCCAAGCGCGCCAGCATGATCGCGCCCGTCGAGGCTCTCCGCCAGGCCACCACCGGCGCCTCCACCGAGCGCTTCGGCGTCGGGAAGTGGATCCGCGTCGTGCTCCTCGCACTGGCCGTCGCCGCCTTCTTCGCCATCCCCACCGTCGTGAAGGGAATGTCCGAAGACCCTGATGCCGGCAACGCAGCGTTCAGCACCGCCATGCAGGGCACGGTGTTCTCCCTGGTGCTGGCGACGGCGCTGGTGGGCATGCTGACGCCGCTGCTGGTCGGCCCGCTGACGAGGATCTGGGCCGGGCTCATCCCGGCCGTCGACCCCGTGTGGCGGATGGCCAGGCAGAACATCGTCGCCCGCGGCATGCGGATGGCGCGCACCGTGGTGCCGATGATGTTCAGCATCTCGCTGCTCGTGGGCATGGTGATGGTGGGCGAATCCCTCAACGCCATGCTGCGCGCGGCCGGCGCGGAGGGCCAGTTGGAGAACATCGGGCTCTCGACCATGCTGCCGCTGTTGGGGATGCCGCTGATCATTGCGCTCGGCGGCGGCATCGGCTCGCTGATCATGATGAGCAGGCAGCGCGACGCCGAGCTGGCGCTGGCTGGCGTCGTCGGGGCCACCCCCGCCCAGCGCGTCGCCATGCCCGCTTACGAGGCGGTGATCATGGCCGTCAACGCGCTCCTGCTGAGTGCCGTCCCGGTGACGATCGCGCTGGTGCTCTGCCAGCAGTCGATGCAGGCCATCGGCATGCCGTTCGTCATCGCCGTGCCGTGGGCGAGCCTGTTCTGGGTGGTGCTGGTGTTGTTCGTCGTCGTCGTGGCCGCCACGGTGCTGCCGACCCTCGGGTCGCTGAGCAAGCCCGAACCGAAGGTGGTCGCCCGGTTGATCGCCGAATGA